One Brassica napus cultivar Da-Ae chromosome C2, Da-Ae, whole genome shotgun sequence DNA window includes the following coding sequences:
- the LOC106428527 gene encoding zinc finger CCCH domain-containing protein 17: MSATATQPQQHEQKKKQSEPVEDALKKNTDCVYFLASPSTCKKGAECEYRHSEYARVNPRDCYYWMSGNCLNPKCGFRHPALGNLGGLPAGSVPPSHAAAAHPGAVKQPFPCVFFQKGMCAKGDMCSFMHTPNAAGYKKQHPVEANPAAAAAAFSTREKKLTHASLPKAVDMSVAPRVTPAIRDSRGVEGYTSKHVGYEPLVGVPPLTDGSHHKYGSDDSNSFHNGKDADDVLRESSPGFDVFVDNEATDSEYYHVGDGYGRKSQEGRNSLNEYDPDFSAIADQRFDSYERREDRHAWGHSRSSERGDRSERRAYVEKEGSENILASDLRYRLAKRKGNDYTAPESSMERGNRDSRRNTPRESSISSSRLQGRIKLRERSIDDEAHFGRRVERGRDKSDLSQSRLRDRINGRSEENHSGHQERDLRAPWVRRREMEEGFSVSKGSKKEESKTETSLGKRKSLEEDDHPRKRSGDSFAAPLPFSEILKRKRAAASGGSIKNKDQTPEETVSKEEAGDETKLIAEEKTEVVTEPNPTHEAGLEEGTIMEEGEEVNGEEEQVYEEEEQAYEGDELNGEYYYEEDGQYAYEEGEEVVYEAEEGEEATEGGEAEGEEDIEKKTAGMLS, from the exons ATGTCTGCGACGGCGACCCAACCTCAACAACACgagcagaagaagaagcaatcggaGCCTGTGGAAGACGCGTTGAAGAAGAACACCGATTGCGTTTACTTTCTCGCATCTCCTTCAACCTGCAAGAAG GGAGCTGAGTGTGAGTATCGCCACAGTGAGTATGCGCGTGTCAACCCAAGGGATTGCTATTATTGGATGAGTGGCAACTGCTTGAATCCCAAGTGTGGCTTTCGCCATCCT GCTTTGGGAAATCTTGGAGGTCTTCCTGCTGGTTCTGTACCGCCTTCACATGCTGCTGCTGCTCACCCCGGGGCTGTGAAACAGCCGTTTCCGTGTGTTTTCTTCCAAAAGGGCATGTGTGCGAAAGGAGATATGTGTTCATTCATGCACACCCCGAATGCTGCTGGTTATAAGAAGCAGCATCCTGTAGAAGCTAatcctgctgctgctgctgctgcgtTTTCTACTCGGGAGAAGAAACTGACTCATGCTAGTCTCCCAAAGGCTGTTGACATGTCGGTTGCACCCAGAGTCACACCTGCTATAAGGGATAGTAGAGGTGTAGAGGGATATACTTCGAAGCATGTGGGATATGAGCCTCTCGTGGGTGTTCCTCCTTTAACTGATGGAAGCCATCACAAATATGGATCTGATGATAGTAACAGTTTCCACAATGGTAAGGACGCAGATGACGTCTTGAGGGAGTCGTCTCCTGGGTTTGATGTTTTTGTCGATAACGAGGCTACGGATTCTGAGTATTATCATGTTGGCGATGGTTATGGAAGGAAAAGTCAGGAGGGGCGGAACTCTTTGAATGAGTATGACCCTGATTTTAGTGCAATTGCTGATCAGCGTTTTGATTCATATGAGCGGAGGGAAGATAGGCACGCGTGGGGCCACAGTCGTTCTTCTGAGAGAGGAGATCGTTCGGAAAGGAGGGCTTACGTCGAAAAGGAAGGATCAGAGAACATACTTGCATCAGACCTGAGATATCGCTTGGCTAAGAGGAAAGGTAATGACTATACTGCTCCCGAGTCTTCAATGGAAAGAGGAAATAGAGACTCTCGCAGGAATACACCGAGGGAAAGCTCCATTAGCAGCAGCCGTCTTCAGGGTAGAATTAAGCTTCGTGAGAGAAGCATTGACGACGAAGCTCACTTTGGTAGGAGGGTTGAGAGAGGAAGGGACAAAAGCGACTTATCTCAAAGCAGACTCCGAGATAGAATTAATGGTAGGTCAGAGGAAAACCACAGTGGTCATCAGGAAAGAGATCTCCGAGCTCCTTGGgtgagaagaagagagatggaAGAGGGCTTTTCAGTTTCTAAAGGCAGCAAGAAAGAGGAAAGTAAGACAGAGACATCTCTTGGGAAGAGAAAAAGCTTGGAGGAGGATGACCATCCTCGTAAGCGATCAGGAGATTCATTTGCAGCTCCATTGCCTTTCAGTGAGATTCTCAAGAGAAAAAGAGCGGCTGCATCTGGTGGTAGCATCAAGAACAAGGACCAGACTCCTGAAGAAACTGTATCGaaagaagaagctggagatgagACCAAACTCATAGCAGAAGAGAAAACTGAGGTTGTGACTGAACCCAATCCAACCCACGAAGCTGGACTAGAAGAAGGAACGATTAtggaggaaggagaagaagtgaATGGAGAAGAGGAGCAAGTGTATGAAGAGGAGGAGCAAGCTTATGAAGGCGATGAGCTAAACGGAGAGTACTATTACGAAGAAGATGGACAATACGCCTATGAAGAAGGCGAAGAAGTTGTTTACGAGGctgaggaaggagaagaagcaacAGAAGGAGGTGAAGCGGAGGGTGAGGAAGACATTGAGAAGAAGACTGCTGGGATGTTGTCGTAG
- the BNAC02G34380D gene encoding uncharacterized protein BNAC02G34380D isoform X2: MDYERIGKTQVTSGSGGGFSPGKLRTMLLGVDRKNKQEPGSNQIHDLAAGGSDDCKDVNVVTEITDSSTSATVLGDLHDYDNVNEIKSLSTASLFEFQKTEKEKTTPRMSVRSFSKPAPSKWDDAQKWIASPTSNRPKTGQVQAHASKKGPSFGRQSSIKIVDEEPDTKRVDVSQVKKETGGHKFVSWEVDSYLKPVLMVENSATEVNLSRHDSSMATAFAQPPSTARSVSMRDMGTEMTPIASQEPSRNGTPIRATTPIRSPVTSAPSSPGRRALSNEELSEKEIQMKTRREIMVLGTQLGKLNIAAWASKEDEEKDASTSQTSKSASEARASAWEEAEKAKHMARFRREEMKIQAWENHQKAKSEAEMRKTEVEVERVKGRAQDRLMNKIAEIERKAEEKRAAAEAKKNREAAKTEKQAEEIRRTGKVPSLLFSCSSFCS; encoded by the exons ATGGATTACGAGCGAATCGGAAAGACCCAG GTTACAAGCGGCAGCGGCGGCGGCTTTTCTCCGGGGAAGTTGAGAACTATGCTTCTCGGTGTTGATAGAAAGAATAAACAAGAACCTGGGTCAAATCAAATTCATGACCTTG CTGCTGGTGGATCAGATGATTGCAAAGACGTTAATGTTGTGACTGAGATTACTGATTCTTCTACTTCTGCTACGGTACTTGGAGATCTTCATGATTACGACAATGTGAATGAGATCAAGAGCCTTTCTACCGCATCCCTCTTTGAGTTTCAGAAGACAGAAAAGGAGAAGACCACTCCAAGAATGTCCGTTAGATCATTCTCTAAACCGGCTCCGTCTAAATGGGACGATGCACAGAAATGGATCGCTAGTCCGACATCTAACCGACCCAAGACAGGACAGGTTCAGGCTCATGCCTCAAAGAAAGGACCAAGCTTCGGTCGGCAGTCTTCTATCAAGATCGTTGATGAAGAGCCTGATACAAAGCGAGTAGATGTAAGCCAAGTGAAGAAGGAGACAGGAGGACACAAGTTCGTCAGCTGGGAAGTTGATTCATATCTCAAACCGGTTCTTATGGTTGAGAACTCAGCAACTGAAG TGAATCTCAGTCGACATGACTCGTCAATGGCAACTGCCTTTGCTCAACCGCCTTCGACAGCGAGATCTGTCTCGATGAGAGACATGGGGACCGAGATGACTCCAATAGCGAGCCAAGAGCCTTCTAGAAACGGGACACCGATCAGGGCGACGACGCCGATACGAAGCCCCGTAACTTCTGCACCTTCTAGTCCGGGGAGACGAGCGTTGAGTAACGAGGAGTTGTCGGAGAAAGAGATTCAGATGAAAACTAGGAGGGAGATAATGGTGTTGGGAACACAGCTTGGGAAGTTAAACATCGCTGCTTGGGCTAGTAAAGAGGATGAAGAGAAAGATGCTTCGACGTCACAAACTTCTAAGAGTGCTTCTGAAGCTCGTGCGTCCGCGTGGGAGGAGGCTGAAAAGGCTAAGCACATGGCTAG GTTCAGACGTGAAGAGATGAAGATACAAGCGTGGGAGAATCACCAAAAGGCGAAATCTGAAGCAGAGATGAGGAAAACAGAG GTGGAGGTTGAGAGGGTAAAGGGACGAGCGCAAGACCGTTTGATGAACAAAATAGCTGAGATTGAGAGGAAAGCAGAGGAGAAACGAGCAGCGGCTGAAGCAAAGAAGAATCGTGAAGCAGctaaaacagagaaacaagctgaaGAAATTCGAAGAACAGGCAAAGTACCTTCATTGTTATTCTCTTGTTCTAGCTTTTGTTCTTAG
- the BNAC02G34380D gene encoding uncharacterized protein BNAC02G34380D isoform X3, whose translation MLLGVDRKNKQEPGSNQIHDLAAGGSDDCKDVNVVTEITDSSTSATVLGDLHDYDNVNEIKSLSTASLFEFQKTEKEKTTPRMSVRSFSKPAPSKWDDAQKWIASPTSNRPKTGQVQAHASKKGPSFGRQSSIKIVDEEPDTKRVDVSQVKKETGGHKFVSWEVDSYLKPVLMVENSATEVNLSRHDSSMATAFAQPPSTARSVSMRDMGTEMTPIASQEPSRNGTPIRATTPIRSPVTSAPSSPGRRALSNEELSEKEIQMKTRREIMVLGTQLGKLNIAAWASKEDEEKDASTSQTSKSASEARASAWEEAEKAKHMASVIFRFRREEMKIQAWENHQKAKSEAEMRKTEVEVERVKGRAQDRLMNKIAEIERKAEEKRAAAEAKKNREAAKTEKQAEEIRRTGKVPSLLFSCSSFCS comes from the exons ATGCTTCTCGGTGTTGATAGAAAGAATAAACAAGAACCTGGGTCAAATCAAATTCATGACCTTG CTGCTGGTGGATCAGATGATTGCAAAGACGTTAATGTTGTGACTGAGATTACTGATTCTTCTACTTCTGCTACGGTACTTGGAGATCTTCATGATTACGACAATGTGAATGAGATCAAGAGCCTTTCTACCGCATCCCTCTTTGAGTTTCAGAAGACAGAAAAGGAGAAGACCACTCCAAGAATGTCCGTTAGATCATTCTCTAAACCGGCTCCGTCTAAATGGGACGATGCACAGAAATGGATCGCTAGTCCGACATCTAACCGACCCAAGACAGGACAGGTTCAGGCTCATGCCTCAAAGAAAGGACCAAGCTTCGGTCGGCAGTCTTCTATCAAGATCGTTGATGAAGAGCCTGATACAAAGCGAGTAGATGTAAGCCAAGTGAAGAAGGAGACAGGAGGACACAAGTTCGTCAGCTGGGAAGTTGATTCATATCTCAAACCGGTTCTTATGGTTGAGAACTCAGCAACTGAAG TGAATCTCAGTCGACATGACTCGTCAATGGCAACTGCCTTTGCTCAACCGCCTTCGACAGCGAGATCTGTCTCGATGAGAGACATGGGGACCGAGATGACTCCAATAGCGAGCCAAGAGCCTTCTAGAAACGGGACACCGATCAGGGCGACGACGCCGATACGAAGCCCCGTAACTTCTGCACCTTCTAGTCCGGGGAGACGAGCGTTGAGTAACGAGGAGTTGTCGGAGAAAGAGATTCAGATGAAAACTAGGAGGGAGATAATGGTGTTGGGAACACAGCTTGGGAAGTTAAACATCGCTGCTTGGGCTAGTAAAGAGGATGAAGAGAAAGATGCTTCGACGTCACAAACTTCTAAGAGTGCTTCTGAAGCTCGTGCGTCCGCGTGGGAGGAGGCTGAAAAGGCTAAGCACATGGCTAG TGTAATCTTCAGGTTCAGACGTGAAGAGATGAAGATACAAGCGTGGGAGAATCACCAAAAGGCGAAATCTGAAGCAGAGATGAGGAAAACAGAG GTGGAGGTTGAGAGGGTAAAGGGACGAGCGCAAGACCGTTTGATGAACAAAATAGCTGAGATTGAGAGGAAAGCAGAGGAGAAACGAGCAGCGGCTGAAGCAAAGAAGAATCGTGAAGCAGctaaaacagagaaacaagctgaaGAAATTCGAAGAACAGGCAAAGTACCTTCATTGTTATTCTCTTGTTCTAGCTTTTGTTCTTAG
- the BNAC02G34380D gene encoding uncharacterized protein BNAC02G34380D isoform X1: MDYERIGKTQVTSGSGGGFSPGKLRTMLLGVDRKNKQEPGSNQIHDLAAGGSDDCKDVNVVTEITDSSTSATVLGDLHDYDNVNEIKSLSTASLFEFQKTEKEKTTPRMSVRSFSKPAPSKWDDAQKWIASPTSNRPKTGQVQAHASKKGPSFGRQSSIKIVDEEPDTKRVDVSQVKKETGGHKFVSWEVDSYLKPVLMVENSATEVNLSRHDSSMATAFAQPPSTARSVSMRDMGTEMTPIASQEPSRNGTPIRATTPIRSPVTSAPSSPGRRALSNEELSEKEIQMKTRREIMVLGTQLGKLNIAAWASKEDEEKDASTSQTSKSASEARASAWEEAEKAKHMASVIFRFRREEMKIQAWENHQKAKSEAEMRKTEVEVERVKGRAQDRLMNKIAEIERKAEEKRAAAEAKKNREAAKTEKQAEEIRRTGKVPSLLFSCSSFCS, encoded by the exons ATGGATTACGAGCGAATCGGAAAGACCCAG GTTACAAGCGGCAGCGGCGGCGGCTTTTCTCCGGGGAAGTTGAGAACTATGCTTCTCGGTGTTGATAGAAAGAATAAACAAGAACCTGGGTCAAATCAAATTCATGACCTTG CTGCTGGTGGATCAGATGATTGCAAAGACGTTAATGTTGTGACTGAGATTACTGATTCTTCTACTTCTGCTACGGTACTTGGAGATCTTCATGATTACGACAATGTGAATGAGATCAAGAGCCTTTCTACCGCATCCCTCTTTGAGTTTCAGAAGACAGAAAAGGAGAAGACCACTCCAAGAATGTCCGTTAGATCATTCTCTAAACCGGCTCCGTCTAAATGGGACGATGCACAGAAATGGATCGCTAGTCCGACATCTAACCGACCCAAGACAGGACAGGTTCAGGCTCATGCCTCAAAGAAAGGACCAAGCTTCGGTCGGCAGTCTTCTATCAAGATCGTTGATGAAGAGCCTGATACAAAGCGAGTAGATGTAAGCCAAGTGAAGAAGGAGACAGGAGGACACAAGTTCGTCAGCTGGGAAGTTGATTCATATCTCAAACCGGTTCTTATGGTTGAGAACTCAGCAACTGAAG TGAATCTCAGTCGACATGACTCGTCAATGGCAACTGCCTTTGCTCAACCGCCTTCGACAGCGAGATCTGTCTCGATGAGAGACATGGGGACCGAGATGACTCCAATAGCGAGCCAAGAGCCTTCTAGAAACGGGACACCGATCAGGGCGACGACGCCGATACGAAGCCCCGTAACTTCTGCACCTTCTAGTCCGGGGAGACGAGCGTTGAGTAACGAGGAGTTGTCGGAGAAAGAGATTCAGATGAAAACTAGGAGGGAGATAATGGTGTTGGGAACACAGCTTGGGAAGTTAAACATCGCTGCTTGGGCTAGTAAAGAGGATGAAGAGAAAGATGCTTCGACGTCACAAACTTCTAAGAGTGCTTCTGAAGCTCGTGCGTCCGCGTGGGAGGAGGCTGAAAAGGCTAAGCACATGGCTAG TGTAATCTTCAGGTTCAGACGTGAAGAGATGAAGATACAAGCGTGGGAGAATCACCAAAAGGCGAAATCTGAAGCAGAGATGAGGAAAACAGAG GTGGAGGTTGAGAGGGTAAAGGGACGAGCGCAAGACCGTTTGATGAACAAAATAGCTGAGATTGAGAGGAAAGCAGAGGAGAAACGAGCAGCGGCTGAAGCAAAGAAGAATCGTGAAGCAGctaaaacagagaaacaagctgaaGAAATTCGAAGAACAGGCAAAGTACCTTCATTGTTATTCTCTTGTTCTAGCTTTTGTTCTTAG
- the LOC106428472 gene encoding tobamovirus multiplication protein 3 encodes MRIGGAEIMMISSSAVEALNLKEASSWWSDVNESPIWQDRIFHALAVLYGIVSIVAVIQLVRIQFRVPEYGWTTQKVFHFLNFVVNGVRAVVFVFRRDVQFMHPEILQHILLDIPSLAFFTTYALLVLFWAEIYYQARAVSTDGLRPGFFTINAVVYVVQIVLWLVLWWKPVRVMVILSKMFFAGASLFAALGFLLYGGRLFLMLQRFPVESKGRRKKLQEVGYVTTICFTCFLIRCIMMCFAAFEEGANLDVLDHPILNFIYYLLVEILPSSLVLFILRKLPPKRGITQYHQIR; translated from the exons ATGAGAATCGGCGGCGCGGAGATTATGATGATATCTTCGTCAGCGGTGGAAGCGTTGAATCTCAAGGAAGCTTCGAGTTGGTGGTCGGACGTAAACGAGTCGCCGATTTGGCAGGATCGCATCTTCCACGCGCTCGCTGTTCTCTACGGCATCGTTTCCATCGTGGCTGTG attcaACTCGTGAGAATCCAATTTAGAGTTCCGGAATACGGATGGACGACGCAGAAGGTCTTTCACTTTCTCAATTTCGTTGTGAATGGAG TCAGGGCTGTGGTTTTTGTATTCAGACGAGATGTGCAGTTCATGCATCCAGAG ATTCTGCAACATATCTTACTTGATATCCCAAGTCTTGCTTTCTTCACCACCTATGCTCTTCTTGTTCTCTTCTGGGCGGAAATTTACTATCAG GCGCGTGCCGTGTCCACTGATGGACTGAGACCAGGCTTCTTCACAATCAATGCAGTTGTTTATGTAGTTCAG ATTGTTCTTTGGTTGGTTTTGTGGTGGAAGCCTGTTCGTGTTATGGTGATTCTATCAAAAATGTTCTTTGCAG GTGCTTCATTATTCGCTGCCCTTGGATTTTTACTTTACGGTGGAAG GCTTTTCCTGATGTTGCAACGGTTTCCAGTAGAATCTAAAGGGCGGCGCAAGAAGCTGCAAGAG GTTGGTTACGTGACAACCATATGCTTTACATGTTTCCTTATCAGATGTATCATG ATGTGTTTTGCTGCGTTTGAGGAGGGGGCAAACCTTGATGTGTTGGATCATCCCATCCTTAACTTCATATATTATCTG TTGGTAGAGATATTACCTTCCTCTCTAGTCCTCTTCATATTGAGAAAGCTACCACCAAAGCGAGGCATTACACAATACCATCAGATTCGCTGA